The following proteins are co-located in the Equus caballus isolate H_3958 breed thoroughbred chromosome 15, TB-T2T, whole genome shotgun sequence genome:
- the MSH6 gene encoding DNA mismatch repair protein Msh6 isoform X1, with protein MSRQSTLYSFFPKSPALNNANKAPVRASGEGGAAAAATGASPSPGGDAAWSEAGPGPGPLAGSAAPPAARNLNGGLRRSAAAAVPARSVGGGRGPKTEARRWGACSRGREARLGTGGPGARPRARRSSCDFSPGDLVWAKMEGYPWWPCLVYNHPFDGTFIREKGKSVRVHVQFFDDSPTRGWVSKRLLKPYTGSKSKEAQKGGHFYSAKPEILRAMQRADEALNKDKIKRLELAVCDEPSEPEEEEMEVGATYASDKSEEDNEIDSEEEVPPKVQGSRRSSRQIKKRRVISDSESDIGGSDVEFKPDAKEEGSSDEISSGVGDSDSEGLDSPVKVVPKRKRMVTGNGSLKKKTSRKEMPSATKRATSISSETKSTLSAFSAPQNSESQAHVSGGCDDGSRPTIWYHETLEWLEEEKRRDLHRRRRDHPDFDASTLYVPEDFLNSCTPGMRKWWQIKSQNFDLVIFYKVGKFYELYHMDALIGVSELGLVFMKGNWAHSGFPEIAFGRYSDSLVQKGYKVARVEQTETPEMMEARCRKMAHISKHDRVVRREICRVITKGTQTYSVLEGDPSENYSKYLLSLKEKDDDSSGHSRVYGVCFVDASLGKFFIGQFSDDRHCSRFRTLVAHYPPVQVLFEKGNLSMETKMILKGSLSSSLQEGLIPGSQFWDAAKTLRTLLEEGYFTEKLNEDSGVMLPQVLKDMTSESDSVGLTPGEKSELALSALGGCVFYLKKCLIDQELLSMANFEEYIPLDSDMVSATRPGAVFTKANQRMVLDAVTLNNLEIFLNGTNGSTEGTLLEKIDTCHTPFGKRLLKQWLCAPLCSPYAINDRLDAIEDLMVVPDKISEVVDLLKKLPDLERLLSKIHNVGSPLKSQNHPDSRAIMYEETTYSKKKIIDFLSALEGFKVICKIIGIMEEVVDDFKSKILKQVITLQTKNPEGRFPDLTIELNRWDTAFDHEKARRTGLITPKAGFDSDYDQALADIRENEQSLLEYLEKQRSRIGCRTIVYWGIGRNRYQLEIPENFITRNLPEEYELKSTKKGCKRYWTKTIEKKLANLINAEERRDVSLKDCMRRLFYNFDKNYKDWQAAVECIAVLDVLLCLANYSRGGDGPMCRPLILLPEEDTPPFLYLKGSRHPCITKTFFGDDFIPNDILIGCEEEEEENGKAYCVLVTGPNMGGKSTLMRQAGLLAVMAQMGCYVPAEVCRLTPIDRVFTRLGASDRIMSGESTFFVELSETASILTHATAHSLVLVDELGRGTATFDGTAIANAVVKELAENIKCRTLFSTHYHSLVEDYSQNVAVRLGHMACMVENECEDPSQETITFLYKFIKGACPKSYGFNAARLANIPEEVIQKGHRKAREFEKMTQSLRLFREVCLASERSSVDAEGVHKLLTLIQEL; from the exons ATGTCGCGACAGAGCACGCTGTACAGCTTCTTCCCCAAGTCTCCAGCGCTGAATAATGCCAACAAGGCCCCGGTCAGGGCCTCAGGGGAAGGTGGCGCCGCCGCCGCTGCCACCGGGGCCTCCCCTTCCCCCGGCGGGGATGCGGCCTGGAGCGAGGCGGGGCCTGGGCCCGGGCCCTTGGCGGGCTCCGCGGCGCCGCCTGCGGCGAGGAACCTCAACGGAGGGCTGCGGAGGTCGGCAGCAGCTGCGGTCCCCGCCAGGTCGGTGGGCGGGGGACGCGGGCCGAAGACGGAGGCACGGCGGTGGGGCGCATGCAGTCGGGGAAGGGAGGCTCGCCTCGGCACTGGAGGGCCCGGGGCCAGGCCCCGGGCTCGGAGGAG TTCTTGTGACTTCTCACCAGGTGATTTGGTTTGGGCCAAGATGGAGGGTTACCCCTGGTGGCCTTGCTTGGTTTACAACCACCCTTTTGATGGAACATTCATCCGTGAGAAAGGGAAGTCCGTCCGAGTTCATGTACAGTTTTTTGATGACAGCCCAACAAGGGGCTGGGTTAGCAAAAGGCTATTAAAACCATATACAG gTTCAAAATCAAAGGAAGCCCAGAAAGGAGGTCACTTTTACAGTGCAAAGCCTGAAATACTCAGAGCAATGCAACGTGCAGATGAAGCCTTGAATAAAGACAAGATTAAGAGGCTTGAATTGGCGGTGTGTGATGAGCCCTCAGaaccagaggaggaggagatggag GTAGGTGCAACTTACGCATCTGATAAGAgtgaagaagataatgaaatTGATAGTGAAGAGGAAGTACCACCTAAAGTGCAAGGATCTAGGCGAAGTAGCCGCCAAATAAAGAAACGAAGAGTAATATCAGACTCTGAAAGCGACATTGGTGGCTCCGATGTGGAATTCAAGCCAGATGCTaaggaggaaggaagcagtgATGAAATAAGCAGTGGAGTAGGGGATAGTGACAGTGAAGGCCTGGACAGCCCTGTCAAAGTTGTTCCAAAGCGGAAGAGAATGGTTACCGGAAATGgctctctgaaaaagaaaacttcaaggaAGGAAATGCCTTCAGCCACCAAACGAGCAACTAGCATTTCATCAGAAACCAAGAGTACTTTGAGTGCTTTCTCTGCCCCTCAAAATTCTGAATCTCAAGCCCACGTTAGTGGAGGATGTGATGATGGTAGTCGCCCCACTATCTGGTATCATGAAACATTAGAATGGcttgaggaggaaaagagaagagatctGCACAGGAGGCGACGTGATCATCCTGACTTTGATGCATCCACACTCTATGTGCCTGAGGATTTTCTTAATTCTTGTACTCCTGGGATGAGGAAGTGGTGGCAGATTAAGTCTCAGAACTTTGATCTTGTCATATTTTATAAGGTGGGGAAGTTCTATGAGCTGTACCATATGGATGCCCTTATTGGAGTCAGTGAACTAGGTCTGGTATTCATGAAAGGCAACTGGGCTCATTCTGGTTTCCCTGAAATTGCATTTGGCCGATATTCAGATTCCCTGGTCCAGAAGGGTTATAAAGTAGCACGTGTGGAACAGACCGAGACCCCAGAAATGATGGAGGCAAGATGCCGAAAGATGGCACATATATCTAAGCATGATAGAGTGGTGAGAAGGGAGATTTGTAGAGTCATTACCAAGGGTACACAGACCTACAGTGTGCTGGAAGGTGATCCCTCTGAGAACTACAGTAAGTATCTTCTTAGcctcaaagaaaaagatgatgattCTTCTGGCCATTCTCGAGTGTATGGTGTATGCTTTGTTGACGCCTCACTGGGGAAGTTTTTCATAGGTCAGTTTTCAGATGATCGCCATTGTTCCAGGTTTAGGACTCTTGTGGCACACTATCCTCCAGTGCAAGTCTTGTTTGAGAAGGGAAATCTCTCAATGGAAACTAAGATGATTCTGAAGGGTTCATTATCCTCTTCTCTTCAGGAAGGTCTGATACCAGGCTCCCAGTTTTGGGATGCAGCCAAAACTTTGAGAACTCTCCTTGAAGAAGgatattttacagaaaagttgaatgAGGACAGTGGAGTGATGTTACCCCAGGTGCTTAAAGATATGACCTCAGAGTCTGATTCTGTTGGGTTGACACCAGGAGAAAAGAGTGAATTGGCCCTCTCTGCTCTAGGTGGTTGTGTCTTCTACCTCAAAAAATGCCTTATTGATCAGGAGCTTTTATCAATGGCTAATTTTGAAGAGTATATTCCCTTGGATTCTGACATGGTCAGTGCTACAAGACCTGGTGCTGTCTTTACTAAAGCCAATCAGCGAATGGTGCTAGATGCTGTGACATTAAacaatttggagatttttctgaATGGAACAAATGGTTCTACTGAAGGGACACTGCTGGAGAAGATTGATACTTGCCATACTCCCTTTGGTAAGCGGCTCCTAAAGCAGTGGCTTTGTGCCCCACTCTGTAGCCCTTATGCTATCAATGATCGTCTAGATGCCATAGAAGACCTCATGGTTGTGCCTGATAAAATCTCTGAGGTTGTAGACCTTCTAAAGAAGCTTCCAGACCTTGAGAGGCTACTCAGTAAAATTCATAATGTTGGGTCTCCCCTGaagagccagaaccacccagatAGCAGGGCTATAATGTATGAAGAAACTACATACAGCAAAAAAAAgattattgattttctttctgctctggaaGGATTCAAAGTAATATGTAAAATTATAGGGATTATGGAAGAAGTTGTTGATGACTTTAAGTCTAAAATTCTTAAGCAGGTCATAACTCTGCAGACAAAAAATCCTGAAGGCCGTTTTCCTGATTTGACTATAGAACTGAATCGATGGGACACAGCCTTTGACCATGAAAAGGCTCGAAGGACTGGACTGATTACTCCCAAAGCAGGATTTGACTCTGATTATGACCAAGCTCTTGCTGACAtaagagaaaatgaacagagcctcctGGAATACTTGGAGAAACAGCGCAGTAGAATTGGCTGTAGGACCATAGTCTACTGGGGGATTGGGAGGAACCGTTACCAGTTGGAAATTCCAGAGAATTTCATCACTCGTAATTTGCCAGAAGAGTATGAGTTGAAATCCACGAAGAAGGGCTGTAAACGATACTGGACAAAAACTATTGAGAAAAAGTTGGCTAATCTGATAAACGCTGAAGAACGGAGAGACGTATCATTGAAAGACTGCATGCGGCGACTATTCtataactttgataaaaattaCAAGGACTGGCAGGCTGCTGTAGAGTGCATCGCAGTGTTAG ATGTCTTATTGTGCCTCGCTAACTATAGTCGAGGGGGTGATGGACCTATGTGTCGTCCACTGATTCTGCTGCCAGAAGAAGACACTCCTCCCTTCTTATACCTTAAAGGATCACGCCATCCCTGCATTACGAAGACTTTTTTTGGAGATGACTTTATTCCTAATGACATTCTAATAGGCtgtgaggaagaagaggaggaaaatggcAAAGCTTACTGTGTGCTTGTTACTGGACCAAATATGGGGGGCAAGTCTACACTCATGAGACAG GCTGGCCTATTAGCTGTAATGGCCCAGATGGGTTGTTATGTACCTGCTGAAGTGTGTAGGCTCACACCAATTGATAGAGTCTTTACTAGACTTGGTGCCTCAGACAGAATAATGTCAG gtgaaagTACATTTTTTGTTGAATTGAGTGAAACTGCTAGTATACTTACACATGCAACAGCACATTCTCTGGTGCTTGTGGATGAATTAG GAAGAGGTACTGCAACATTTGATGGGACAGCAATAGCAAATGCAGTTGTTAAAGAACTTGCT
- the MSH6 gene encoding DNA mismatch repair protein Msh6 isoform X4, with translation MPTRPRSGPQGKVAPPPLPPGPPLPPAGMRPGARRGLGPGPWRAPRRRLRRGTSTEGCGGRQQLRSCDFSPGDLVWAKMEGYPWWPCLVYNHPFDGTFIREKGKSVRVHVQFFDDSPTRGWVSKRLLKPYTGSKSKEAQKGGHFYSAKPEILRAMQRADEALNKDKIKRLELAVCDEPSEPEEEEMEVGATYASDKSEEDNEIDSEEEVPPKVQGSRRSSRQIKKRRVISDSESDIGGSDVEFKPDAKEEGSSDEISSGVGDSDSEGLDSPVKVVPKRKRMVTGNGSLKKKTSRKEMPSATKRATSISSETKSTLSAFSAPQNSESQAHVSGGCDDGSRPTIWYHETLEWLEEEKRRDLHRRRRDHPDFDASTLYVPEDFLNSCTPGMRKWWQIKSQNFDLVIFYKVGKFYELYHMDALIGVSELGLVFMKGNWAHSGFPEIAFGRYSDSLVQKGYKVARVEQTETPEMMEARCRKMAHISKHDRVVRREICRVITKGTQTYSVLEGDPSENYSKYLLSLKEKDDDSSGHSRVYGVCFVDASLGKFFIGQFSDDRHCSRFRTLVAHYPPVQVLFEKGNLSMETKMILKGSLSSSLQEGLIPGSQFWDAAKTLRTLLEEGYFTEKLNEDSGVMLPQVLKDMTSESDSVGLTPGEKSELALSALGGCVFYLKKCLIDQELLSMANFEEYIPLDSDMVSATRPGAVFTKANQRMVLDAVTLNNLEIFLNGTNGSTEGTLLEKIDTCHTPFGKRLLKQWLCAPLCSPYAINDRLDAIEDLMVVPDKISEVVDLLKKLPDLERLLSKIHNVGSPLKSQNHPDSRAIMYEETTYSKKKIIDFLSALEGFKVICKIIGIMEEVVDDFKSKILKQVITLQTKNPEGRFPDLTIELNRWDTAFDHEKARRTGLITPKAGFDSDYDQALADIRENEQSLLEYLEKQRSRIGCRTIVYWGIGRNRYQLEIPENFITRNLPEEYELKSTKKGCKRYWTKTIEKKLANLINAEERRDVSLKDCMRRLFYNFDKNYKDWQAAVECIAVLDVLLCLANYSRGGDGPMCRPLILLPEEDTPPFLYLKGSRHPCITKTFFGDDFIPNDILIGCEEEEEENGKAYCVLVTGPNMGGKSTLMRQAGLLAVMAQMGCYVPAEVCRLTPIDRVFTRLGASDRIMSGESTFFVELSETASILTHATAHSLVLVDELGRGTATFDGTAIANAVVKELAENIKCRTLFSTHYHSLVEDYSQNVAVRLGHMACMVENECEDPSQETITFLYKFIKGACPKSYGFNAARLANIPEEVIQKGHRKAREFEKMTQSLRLFREVCLASERSSVDAEGVHKLLTLIQEL, from the exons ATGCCAACAAGGCCCCGGTCAGGGCCTCAGGGGAAGGTGGCGCCGCCGCCGCTGCCACCGGGGCCTCCCCTTCCCCCGGCGGGGATGCGGCCTGGAGCGAGGCGGGGCCTGGGCCCGGGCCCTTGGCGGGCTCCGCGGCGCCGCCTGCGGCGAGGAACCTCAACGGAGGGCTGCGGAGGTCGGCAGCAGCTGCG TTCTTGTGACTTCTCACCAGGTGATTTGGTTTGGGCCAAGATGGAGGGTTACCCCTGGTGGCCTTGCTTGGTTTACAACCACCCTTTTGATGGAACATTCATCCGTGAGAAAGGGAAGTCCGTCCGAGTTCATGTACAGTTTTTTGATGACAGCCCAACAAGGGGCTGGGTTAGCAAAAGGCTATTAAAACCATATACAG gTTCAAAATCAAAGGAAGCCCAGAAAGGAGGTCACTTTTACAGTGCAAAGCCTGAAATACTCAGAGCAATGCAACGTGCAGATGAAGCCTTGAATAAAGACAAGATTAAGAGGCTTGAATTGGCGGTGTGTGATGAGCCCTCAGaaccagaggaggaggagatggag GTAGGTGCAACTTACGCATCTGATAAGAgtgaagaagataatgaaatTGATAGTGAAGAGGAAGTACCACCTAAAGTGCAAGGATCTAGGCGAAGTAGCCGCCAAATAAAGAAACGAAGAGTAATATCAGACTCTGAAAGCGACATTGGTGGCTCCGATGTGGAATTCAAGCCAGATGCTaaggaggaaggaagcagtgATGAAATAAGCAGTGGAGTAGGGGATAGTGACAGTGAAGGCCTGGACAGCCCTGTCAAAGTTGTTCCAAAGCGGAAGAGAATGGTTACCGGAAATGgctctctgaaaaagaaaacttcaaggaAGGAAATGCCTTCAGCCACCAAACGAGCAACTAGCATTTCATCAGAAACCAAGAGTACTTTGAGTGCTTTCTCTGCCCCTCAAAATTCTGAATCTCAAGCCCACGTTAGTGGAGGATGTGATGATGGTAGTCGCCCCACTATCTGGTATCATGAAACATTAGAATGGcttgaggaggaaaagagaagagatctGCACAGGAGGCGACGTGATCATCCTGACTTTGATGCATCCACACTCTATGTGCCTGAGGATTTTCTTAATTCTTGTACTCCTGGGATGAGGAAGTGGTGGCAGATTAAGTCTCAGAACTTTGATCTTGTCATATTTTATAAGGTGGGGAAGTTCTATGAGCTGTACCATATGGATGCCCTTATTGGAGTCAGTGAACTAGGTCTGGTATTCATGAAAGGCAACTGGGCTCATTCTGGTTTCCCTGAAATTGCATTTGGCCGATATTCAGATTCCCTGGTCCAGAAGGGTTATAAAGTAGCACGTGTGGAACAGACCGAGACCCCAGAAATGATGGAGGCAAGATGCCGAAAGATGGCACATATATCTAAGCATGATAGAGTGGTGAGAAGGGAGATTTGTAGAGTCATTACCAAGGGTACACAGACCTACAGTGTGCTGGAAGGTGATCCCTCTGAGAACTACAGTAAGTATCTTCTTAGcctcaaagaaaaagatgatgattCTTCTGGCCATTCTCGAGTGTATGGTGTATGCTTTGTTGACGCCTCACTGGGGAAGTTTTTCATAGGTCAGTTTTCAGATGATCGCCATTGTTCCAGGTTTAGGACTCTTGTGGCACACTATCCTCCAGTGCAAGTCTTGTTTGAGAAGGGAAATCTCTCAATGGAAACTAAGATGATTCTGAAGGGTTCATTATCCTCTTCTCTTCAGGAAGGTCTGATACCAGGCTCCCAGTTTTGGGATGCAGCCAAAACTTTGAGAACTCTCCTTGAAGAAGgatattttacagaaaagttgaatgAGGACAGTGGAGTGATGTTACCCCAGGTGCTTAAAGATATGACCTCAGAGTCTGATTCTGTTGGGTTGACACCAGGAGAAAAGAGTGAATTGGCCCTCTCTGCTCTAGGTGGTTGTGTCTTCTACCTCAAAAAATGCCTTATTGATCAGGAGCTTTTATCAATGGCTAATTTTGAAGAGTATATTCCCTTGGATTCTGACATGGTCAGTGCTACAAGACCTGGTGCTGTCTTTACTAAAGCCAATCAGCGAATGGTGCTAGATGCTGTGACATTAAacaatttggagatttttctgaATGGAACAAATGGTTCTACTGAAGGGACACTGCTGGAGAAGATTGATACTTGCCATACTCCCTTTGGTAAGCGGCTCCTAAAGCAGTGGCTTTGTGCCCCACTCTGTAGCCCTTATGCTATCAATGATCGTCTAGATGCCATAGAAGACCTCATGGTTGTGCCTGATAAAATCTCTGAGGTTGTAGACCTTCTAAAGAAGCTTCCAGACCTTGAGAGGCTACTCAGTAAAATTCATAATGTTGGGTCTCCCCTGaagagccagaaccacccagatAGCAGGGCTATAATGTATGAAGAAACTACATACAGCAAAAAAAAgattattgattttctttctgctctggaaGGATTCAAAGTAATATGTAAAATTATAGGGATTATGGAAGAAGTTGTTGATGACTTTAAGTCTAAAATTCTTAAGCAGGTCATAACTCTGCAGACAAAAAATCCTGAAGGCCGTTTTCCTGATTTGACTATAGAACTGAATCGATGGGACACAGCCTTTGACCATGAAAAGGCTCGAAGGACTGGACTGATTACTCCCAAAGCAGGATTTGACTCTGATTATGACCAAGCTCTTGCTGACAtaagagaaaatgaacagagcctcctGGAATACTTGGAGAAACAGCGCAGTAGAATTGGCTGTAGGACCATAGTCTACTGGGGGATTGGGAGGAACCGTTACCAGTTGGAAATTCCAGAGAATTTCATCACTCGTAATTTGCCAGAAGAGTATGAGTTGAAATCCACGAAGAAGGGCTGTAAACGATACTGGACAAAAACTATTGAGAAAAAGTTGGCTAATCTGATAAACGCTGAAGAACGGAGAGACGTATCATTGAAAGACTGCATGCGGCGACTATTCtataactttgataaaaattaCAAGGACTGGCAGGCTGCTGTAGAGTGCATCGCAGTGTTAG ATGTCTTATTGTGCCTCGCTAACTATAGTCGAGGGGGTGATGGACCTATGTGTCGTCCACTGATTCTGCTGCCAGAAGAAGACACTCCTCCCTTCTTATACCTTAAAGGATCACGCCATCCCTGCATTACGAAGACTTTTTTTGGAGATGACTTTATTCCTAATGACATTCTAATAGGCtgtgaggaagaagaggaggaaaatggcAAAGCTTACTGTGTGCTTGTTACTGGACCAAATATGGGGGGCAAGTCTACACTCATGAGACAG GCTGGCCTATTAGCTGTAATGGCCCAGATGGGTTGTTATGTACCTGCTGAAGTGTGTAGGCTCACACCAATTGATAGAGTCTTTACTAGACTTGGTGCCTCAGACAGAATAATGTCAG gtgaaagTACATTTTTTGTTGAATTGAGTGAAACTGCTAGTATACTTACACATGCAACAGCACATTCTCTGGTGCTTGTGGATGAATTAG GAAGAGGTACTGCAACATTTGATGGGACAGCAATAGCAAATGCAGTTGTTAAAGAACTTGCT